CCATCGCGATAGCAAAGCTTGCCCTGTGCAAACCAGTTGACCGCCATTGGGTAAATAACATGTTCCTGCACCTGCACCCGCTTGGCCAATGTTTCGGCGGTATCGTCGGGCTCGATGGGCACTACCGCCTGTATGGCTGCGGGCCCGCCGTCTAACTCTGCCGTGACAAAATGCACGGTGACCCCGTGGCAGTCGTCGCCGGCATCCAGCGCGCGCTGATGCGTGTGCAGACCTTGGTATTTGGGCAGCAAAGACGGGTGAATGTTCAACATTTTTCCGAGGTAGTGCTCGGTAAACGCCGGCGTAAGAATGCGCATGAAGCCCGCCAATACAACGAGGTCTGGCTGGTAGCGATCAATCAGCTGCATGAGGGCTGCATCGAAGGCTTCACGGCTGTCGAAGCCTTTGTGATCGAGCGTGTGCGCGTTAATGCCCGCCGCTTGCGCCCGTTCAAGGCCCTTGACCTCGGGGCGATTGCTGATAACCGCCACGATGTTAGCGCCCAGTGCTTGACGGGCCTCGGCATCAATCAGGGCTTGCAGGTTGGTGCCGCTGCCAGACAGCAGCACCACAACGCGGGGCAGAGAATCAGACATTACAGGCCTTTGAGTTCTACCTGGGCTTCATCTGCGCCTGCCTCGGCAATGCTGCCGATCACAAAAGGTGCTTCGCCGGCGTTGCGCAACAGGGTTAAGGCTTCATCTTTGCACGCAGGTGGCACCGCGATCACCATGCCCACGCCGCAGTTAAAGGTGCGGAACATTTCGCGGGCTTCAACGTTGCCCTTGGCTTGCAGCCACTTGAAGACCGCGGGCATTTCATAGCTGTCGAGATCAATCACAGCCTTGGTGTTGGCCGGCAGAACACGGGGGATGTTTTCGGTAATGCCGCCACCGGTGATGTGCGCCATGGCGTTCACTTGTGAGCCCTTAATCAGGCTCAAGAGCGCTTTTACGTAAATGCGCGTGGGGGCCATGAGCAGCTCGCCAATGGTTGTGCCGTCAAGCTCTTCGCTGAGGTCTGCCTGGCTCACTTCGATAATTTTGCGAATTAACGAGTAGCCGTTCGAGTGGGGGCCGGAGGAGGGCAGTGCCAATAGCAGGTCGCCAGCGGCCACTTTGCTGCCATCGATAATTTCGGATTTTTCCACCACGCCCACGCAA
This genomic stretch from Simiduia sp. 21SJ11W-1 harbors:
- the purM gene encoding phosphoribosylformylglycinamidine cyclo-ligase, translated to MSSDKPQSLSYKDAGVDIDAGDALVERIKSVAVRTRRPEVLAGLGGFGALCEIPEGYKQPVLVSGTDGVGTKLRLAMDLGNHDTIGVDLVAMCVNDLVVAGAEPLFFLDYYATGKLNVDIAEKVVIGIGEGCDLAGCSLVGGETAEMPGMYEGEDYDLAGFCVGVVEKSEIIDGSKVAAGDLLLALPSSGPHSNGYSLIRKIIEVSQADLSEELDGTTIGELLMAPTRIYVKALLSLIKGSQVNAMAHITGGGITENIPRVLPANTKAVIDLDSYEMPAVFKWLQAKGNVEAREMFRTFNCGVGMVIAVPPACKDEALTLLRNAGEAPFVIGSIAEAGADEAQVELKGL
- the purN gene encoding phosphoribosylglycinamide formyltransferase, giving the protein MSDSLPRVVVLLSGSGTNLQALIDAEARQALGANIVAVISNRPEVKGLERAQAAGINAHTLDHKGFDSREAFDAALMQLIDRYQPDLVVLAGFMRILTPAFTEHYLGKMLNIHPSLLPKYQGLHTHQRALDAGDDCHGVTVHFVTAELDGGPAAIQAVVPIEPDDTAETLAKRVQVQEHVIYPMAVNWFAQGKLCYRDGKAWLDNAPLGAEGYRIDSRH